The Pseudarthrobacter sp. NS4 genome includes a window with the following:
- a CDS encoding putative quinol monooxygenase, translating into MPATRFEVVATYTTLTGREAEVLENLRALAQASREEPGNVRYEYFQGVEDDSRIVILETYHTPGDFEAHRQTPHFQRIGAETIIPLLQSRTVSTFESPLD; encoded by the coding sequence ATGCCAGCGACCAGATTTGAAGTTGTAGCCACATACACAACGCTCACCGGACGTGAAGCGGAAGTCCTCGAAAACCTGCGCGCCCTGGCCCAGGCCAGCCGCGAGGAACCTGGAAACGTCCGCTACGAATACTTCCAAGGAGTCGAAGACGACTCCCGCATCGTCATTCTGGAGACCTACCACACCCCCGGTGACTTCGAAGCCCACCGACAGACGCCGCACTTCCAACGGATTGGCGCCGAAACCATCATTCCGCTCCTGCAAAGCCGAACCGTGTCGACCTTTGAGTCGCCCCTCGACTAA
- a CDS encoding N-acyl homoserine lactonase family protein gives MGTRATKRSDVFLNYHLYGEPDGPAKVDYFFWILRNQHRTVIVDTGFSPRAGLKRDRELLLHPRQALMELSIEPDDVNDVILTHGHYDHIGNADLFPQATFHMAEAEYRFWNSPTAAHTQFSHYAEEVEIGYLRQRHHAGKLNLFRGQCSPAPGLEVVEVGGHTPGQAMVRLQTTAGPVILASDAVHFYEELERDMPFIAISSLPEMYDVFLHLRDQARAANAIIVPGHDPDVLHRFTPHESALGGNAVTIGDLPVSREEKEHHASDQI, from the coding sequence ATGGGCACCCGCGCGACAAAGCGCAGCGATGTATTCCTGAACTACCACCTCTACGGGGAGCCAGATGGCCCAGCCAAAGTGGACTACTTCTTCTGGATCCTCCGCAACCAGCACCGGACTGTCATCGTGGATACCGGCTTCAGCCCAAGGGCCGGCCTTAAACGCGACAGGGAACTCCTTCTTCACCCCCGTCAAGCACTGATGGAACTCAGCATCGAACCAGACGATGTCAACGACGTCATTCTCACCCACGGCCACTACGACCACATAGGAAACGCTGACCTCTTTCCGCAGGCGACCTTTCACATGGCTGAAGCCGAATACAGGTTCTGGAACTCACCAACGGCTGCTCACACACAGTTCTCCCACTATGCAGAAGAGGTGGAAATAGGCTACCTTCGCCAACGCCACCACGCAGGAAAACTGAATCTTTTCAGGGGACAATGCTCCCCCGCGCCCGGGCTCGAAGTGGTAGAAGTTGGCGGACATACCCCAGGGCAGGCCATGGTCCGACTGCAGACCACAGCCGGTCCCGTCATACTCGCCTCGGACGCTGTGCACTTCTACGAAGAACTCGAGCGGGACATGCCCTTCATCGCGATCAGCAGTCTTCCTGAAATGTACGACGTGTTCCTGCATCTGAGGGATCAGGCCCGCGCAGCAAACGCCATTATTGTTCCCGGACACGACCCGGATGTGCTTCACCGCTTCACCCCACATGAGTCCGCCCTGGGCGGCAATGCCGTCACGATCGGGGACCTTCCGGTCTCCCGAGAGGAGAAGGAGCACCATGCCAGCGACCAGATTTGA
- a CDS encoding NAD-dependent succinate-semialdehyde dehydrogenase → METTLSSPTIDSAPPPTRAREHQLLASVPTGLLINGEWRGAASGKTFDVEDPATGKVLLSIADAGAEDGAAALDAAAAAQESWAKVPPRERGEILRRAFELVTERAEDFALLMTMEMGKPLAEARGEVTYGAEFLRWFSEEAVRAFGRYSVSPDGKSRLLVTKKPVGPCLLITPWNFPLAMATRKIAPAVAAGCTMVLKSANLTPLTSQLFAAVMQEAGLPAGVLNLIPTSTAGATTGPLIKDQRLRKLSFTGSTEVGRRLLADASETVLRTSMELGGNAPFVVFEDADLDAAVAGAMLAKLRNMGEACTAANRFIVHESVAAEFAEKFAAKMKEMTTARGTEPESKVGPLIDAKSRDKVHELVSDAVASGARTVLGGGPVEGPGYFYQPTILSGVTEGTRILSEEIFGPVAPIITFSSEDDAVRLANNTEYGLVAYVFTKDLNRGIRMGERLETGMLGLNAGVISNAAAPFGGVKQSGLGREGGLEGIEEYLYTQYIGIADPYAG, encoded by the coding sequence ATGGAGACCACATTGTCGTCGCCCACCATTGACTCCGCTCCCCCACCCACAAGAGCACGGGAACATCAGCTGCTCGCTTCTGTTCCGACCGGACTGCTGATCAACGGTGAGTGGCGCGGCGCCGCTTCGGGCAAGACGTTCGACGTCGAGGATCCGGCCACCGGGAAGGTCCTGCTCAGCATCGCTGATGCCGGCGCTGAGGACGGTGCCGCGGCCCTGGACGCAGCCGCCGCTGCCCAGGAGTCCTGGGCGAAGGTCCCGCCGCGTGAACGTGGCGAGATCCTGCGCCGTGCCTTTGAACTGGTGACCGAACGCGCCGAAGACTTCGCGCTCCTGATGACCATGGAGATGGGCAAGCCGCTGGCCGAAGCCCGTGGCGAAGTCACCTATGGTGCCGAGTTCCTCCGCTGGTTCTCCGAGGAAGCCGTCCGCGCCTTTGGCCGCTACTCCGTATCCCCGGACGGCAAGTCCCGACTGCTGGTCACCAAGAAGCCCGTAGGCCCCTGCCTGCTGATCACGCCGTGGAACTTCCCGCTGGCCATGGCCACCCGCAAGATCGCACCCGCGGTGGCCGCCGGCTGCACCATGGTCCTGAAGTCCGCGAACCTCACCCCGCTGACCTCCCAATTGTTCGCCGCCGTGATGCAGGAGGCCGGGCTGCCCGCGGGCGTCCTGAACCTCATCCCCACCTCCACGGCCGGTGCCACCACCGGACCGCTGATCAAGGACCAGCGCCTCCGGAAGCTCTCCTTCACCGGCTCCACCGAAGTGGGCCGCCGGCTGCTGGCCGACGCGTCGGAAACCGTACTGCGGACCTCCATGGAACTCGGCGGGAACGCCCCGTTCGTTGTCTTCGAGGACGCGGACCTGGACGCCGCCGTCGCAGGGGCAATGCTCGCTAAGCTGCGGAACATGGGTGAGGCCTGCACCGCTGCCAACCGCTTCATCGTCCACGAATCAGTTGCTGCCGAGTTCGCTGAGAAGTTCGCCGCGAAGATGAAGGAGATGACCACCGCCCGGGGCACCGAACCGGAGTCCAAGGTAGGCCCGCTCATCGATGCCAAGAGCCGGGACAAGGTCCATGAGCTGGTCTCCGACGCCGTTGCCTCAGGCGCCAGGACGGTCCTGGGCGGCGGGCCGGTGGAGGGCCCGGGCTACTTCTACCAGCCCACCATCCTTTCCGGCGTCACCGAAGGAACCCGGATCCTCTCCGAGGAGATTTTCGGCCCCGTCGCCCCGATCATCACCTTCAGCAGCGAAGACGATGCCGTGCGGCTGGCCAACAACACCGAATACGGGCTGGTGGCCTACGTCTTCACCAAGGACCTCAACCGCGGCATCCGGATGGGCGAACGCCTGGAAACCGGCATGCTGGGCCTGAATGCCGGCGTCATCTCCAACGCCGCCGCACCTTTCGGCGGCGTCAAGCAGTCAGGCCTGGGACGCGAAGGCGGCCTCGAAGGCATCGAGGAATACCTCTACACCCAGTACATCGGCATCGCCGACCCCTACGCCGGATAG
- a CDS encoding carboxymuconolactone decarboxylase family protein: MTTDTASAQEYINDMARKRGYVLDYHKVMAKHDFPVLQAANHIVSAAYLDDRTLDRRTKELIFIVSLTVMRASKGHIQSHIRVALDLGLTPTEILEAIEISLPEAGIVAFQAGFEAWREVVDADGIEPTVKVHEGGSGAS, translated from the coding sequence ATGACCACCGATACCGCTAGTGCCCAGGAGTACATCAACGACATGGCCCGCAAGCGCGGTTATGTGCTGGACTACCACAAAGTCATGGCCAAACACGATTTCCCCGTGCTGCAGGCCGCCAACCACATTGTTTCGGCCGCCTACCTTGACGACCGCACGCTTGACCGCCGCACCAAAGAACTGATCTTCATCGTCAGCCTTACGGTCATGCGGGCCTCCAAAGGTCACATCCAAAGCCACATCAGGGTCGCCCTCGACCTGGGCCTGACTCCGACCGAAATCCTCGAAGCTATCGAAATTTCGCTTCCCGAGGCGGGAATCGTTGCGTTCCAGGCCGGCTTTGAAGCATGGCGGGAGGTCGTTGACGCTGACGGCATCGAACCGACAGTTAAGGTCCACGAGGGCGGAAGCGGAGCCTCTTGA
- a CDS encoding LysR family transcriptional regulator: MNVIDLRRVDLNLLVVFQAVMQEGSVTRSAVKLNLSQSAVSAALARLRTLFDDPLFERSRAGMLPTSRALAISARLAPTLTSIADVIFDEPEFEPSSSNRVVHLAMSDDLEIVLAPWLAQRKLAEGWSVEFAIHQTNSTLWRESVENSRNDVALTMTPGQESAAFQSEPLFSSGYLCLFNPKLLPLSDPVTHDEYVSVDHVRVSYDAQRGWVDDLLAARGYKRKTLCAISHFAGLPPILSSAPVIATIPEHAARALAEIASLAVSPVPIHAPRFTISAIWNTQADGLPENVWIRKTLSEFAQSL; encoded by the coding sequence ATGAATGTGATTGATCTTCGTCGCGTGGACCTGAACCTCTTGGTCGTCTTTCAGGCGGTGATGCAGGAGGGTAGTGTCACGCGTTCCGCGGTCAAGCTGAATCTCAGTCAAAGCGCCGTGAGCGCCGCTCTGGCCAGGCTCCGCACGCTGTTCGATGATCCCTTGTTTGAGCGTTCCCGGGCGGGCATGCTCCCCACTTCGCGCGCCCTCGCAATTTCAGCGCGTCTTGCTCCGACGTTGACGTCGATCGCCGATGTCATCTTCGATGAACCCGAGTTTGAACCCTCCAGCAGCAACCGGGTTGTTCATTTGGCAATGTCGGATGACCTCGAGATCGTGCTCGCGCCCTGGCTTGCCCAACGCAAGCTCGCTGAGGGGTGGAGCGTCGAATTCGCGATTCATCAAACCAACAGCACTCTCTGGCGCGAGAGCGTCGAGAACTCTCGCAATGATGTCGCGTTGACCATGACCCCTGGCCAGGAGTCCGCGGCCTTCCAGTCCGAGCCACTTTTCTCCAGCGGCTACCTATGCCTTTTCAACCCAAAATTGCTGCCGCTATCGGACCCGGTCACGCACGATGAGTATGTGTCGGTAGATCATGTGCGCGTCTCGTATGACGCGCAACGCGGGTGGGTTGACGACCTGCTCGCGGCCAGGGGCTACAAGCGCAAAACCCTTTGTGCCATCAGCCACTTTGCGGGACTCCCCCCGATCCTGTCGAGTGCGCCGGTCATCGCAACTATCCCTGAGCACGCGGCTAGGGCCCTTGCGGAAATCGCCAGTCTGGCCGTCAGTCCGGTCCCAATCCACGCGCCACGATTCACCATTTCAGCGATCTGGAATACGCAGGCCGATGGCTTGCCTGAGAACGTCTGGATTCGGAAAACTTTGAGCGAGTTCGCGCAGAGCCTGTAG
- a CDS encoding NAD(P)-dependent oxidoreductase: MVVTDTTRSLFIGLGNMGRPMASRYAQGREVFVFDQSPEARKATAEQSGATPLESLDTLPENIKVVILMLPNSRIVEAVLRESPGLLSRLNPGSMIIDMSSSEPKSTTALAHEAAQLGIHYVDAPVSGGVARAVTGELAIMAGGSDQAVEAARPLLEAMGTGVVHVGPSGTGHAAKALNNLLSATNIAAAAEIICAAASAGIAPHVMVDVINNSTGRSQATEVKYPKHILTGAFDSGFAMDLMLKDLKIARQIFEANAVEAPVVLTAQTVAENLREKLDSAAPDHTELVRHYEQANGVLIRDPRP; encoded by the coding sequence ATGGTAGTCACCGACACCACTCGGTCACTTTTCATCGGTCTGGGCAATATGGGTCGGCCCATGGCCTCACGCTACGCCCAGGGCCGAGAAGTGTTCGTCTTTGACCAGAGCCCAGAGGCAAGGAAAGCCACGGCAGAACAAAGCGGTGCCACGCCTCTGGAGAGCCTGGACACCCTGCCCGAGAACATAAAAGTGGTCATCCTCATGCTGCCTAACAGCCGGATAGTCGAGGCCGTCCTGCGCGAGAGCCCGGGTCTCCTCAGCCGGCTCAACCCGGGGTCGATGATCATCGACATGAGCTCTTCGGAACCAAAAAGCACCACAGCCCTGGCACATGAGGCCGCCCAACTGGGCATTCACTACGTGGACGCACCAGTCTCCGGCGGCGTCGCCCGGGCCGTAACGGGTGAACTGGCCATTATGGCCGGCGGCAGCGACCAGGCAGTCGAAGCGGCACGTCCCCTTCTCGAGGCCATGGGAACCGGCGTCGTGCACGTGGGCCCTTCAGGTACCGGCCACGCAGCGAAGGCTCTGAACAACCTCTTGTCGGCAACTAACATAGCCGCCGCGGCCGAGATCATCTGTGCAGCGGCCTCAGCGGGCATCGCCCCACACGTCATGGTGGACGTCATCAACAACTCCACCGGCCGCAGCCAGGCGACTGAAGTCAAGTATCCGAAGCACATCCTCACCGGGGCATTCGATTCTGGCTTCGCCATGGACCTGATGCTCAAGGACCTCAAAATCGCCCGCCAGATTTTCGAGGCCAATGCCGTGGAAGCACCGGTCGTCCTGACCGCACAGACTGTTGCCGAAAATCTGCGCGAGAAACTTGACTCTGCGGCCCCCGACCACACTGAACTTGTCAGGCACTACGAACAAGCCAATGGAGTCCTTATCCGAGACCCCCGCCCCTAG